A single genomic interval of Zingiber officinale cultivar Zhangliang chromosome 4A, Zo_v1.1, whole genome shotgun sequence harbors:
- the LOC121969092 gene encoding protein LURP-one-related 8-like — MANVHPKTEVYCIVGGVKVANNGKDKSRVLTMRRKSLLFSCSGFTVFNEEGNLVFRVDNYDSGRAGEVVLMDVNGKSAHHSMKGKLSLDENWTRYDGEDAVDPVYSVKKRYARHLHIKSALARVAA; from the exons ATGGCGAACGTTCATCCCAAAACTGAAGTATATTGCATAGTCGGCGGTGTCAAGGTCGCTAACAACGGAAAAGATAAGAGTAGGGTGTTGACAATGCGGAGGAAGTCTCTACTCTTCAGTTGCAGCGGCTTCACAGTTTTTAATGAAGAAGGTAATTTGGTCTTTCGAGTCGATAACTACGACTCCGGCCGTGCCGGTGAGGTCGTGCTCATGGACGTAAACGGGAAGTCTGCTCACCATTCGATGAAAGGT AAGCTGAGTCTTGATGAGAATTGGACAAGATACGATGGCGAGGATGCTGTCGACCCTGTCTACTCCGTCAAGAAGCGGTATGCGAGACACCTCCACATAAAGTCCGCTCTCGCTCGAGTGGCGGCTTGA